From the Bacillus tuaregi genome, one window contains:
- the lgt gene encoding prolipoprotein diacylglyceryl transferase, whose amino-acid sequence MEESIQPLDPIAISLGPIQVHWYGVIIGVGIALGLYIAIKESERRGLDKELFTDLMLWAIPISILSARLYYVLFEWEYYARYPGEIMAIWHGGLAIHGALIGAVITAIVFTRKRGVSFWKLADIAAPSIILGQAIGRWGNFMNQEAHGGEVSRAFLENLHLPEFIINQMYINGVYYHPTFLYESLWNLLGFILLMVLRKVNLKRGELFLSYVIWYSIGRFFVEGMRTDSLMLTENIRMAQTISVALILLAVILLVYRRVKGYASIRYLDNKS is encoded by the coding sequence ATGGAGGAGAGTATTCAACCGCTTGATCCGATAGCCATTTCGCTCGGACCCATACAGGTTCACTGGTACGGGGTTATTATTGGAGTGGGAATTGCGCTTGGATTATATATAGCGATTAAGGAGTCAGAGAGGCGTGGGCTTGATAAGGAGCTGTTCACAGACCTGATGCTGTGGGCGATTCCGATTTCCATCCTGTCCGCTCGACTTTACTATGTTTTATTCGAATGGGAATATTATGCTCGCTATCCGGGCGAGATTATGGCCATTTGGCATGGAGGCTTGGCGATCCATGGTGCTTTAATCGGTGCGGTAATCACGGCGATTGTTTTTACTAGAAAGAGAGGCGTTTCCTTTTGGAAGCTGGCCGATATTGCCGCCCCAAGTATTATTCTAGGTCAGGCAATCGGCAGATGGGGAAATTTCATGAACCAGGAAGCGCATGGCGGAGAAGTAAGTCGTGCCTTTCTTGAGAATCTGCATTTACCGGAATTTATTATCAATCAAATGTATATTAACGGGGTCTATTACCATCCCACCTTTTTATATGAATCACTGTGGAATTTACTGGGCTTCATTCTATTAATGGTTTTACGAAAAGTAAATCTAAAGCGGGGCGAGCTATTCCTATCCTATGTTATTTGGTATTCAATCGGACGCTTCTTTGTTGAAGGCATGAGAACAGACAGCTTAATGCTAACAGAGAACATTCGGATGGCCCAAACGATTTCAGTTGCACTTATTTTGCTCGCCGTCATTTTACTTGTCTATAGAAGAGTGAAGGGATACGCAAGCATTCGTTATTTAGATAACAAGAGCTAA
- a CDS encoding acyltransferase has product MRNTERYPVEGPNSLWHVYKTVPFWKVIKNFVVIQLARYSPFLGLKNWLYKHFLGMKVGEQTSFALMVMLDIMFPEKISVGRNTVIGYNTTILAHEYLIKEYRLGDVKIGSEVMIGANSTILPGVTIGDGAIVSAGTLVHKDVPAGAFVGGNPMRMIREDAQELLQD; this is encoded by the coding sequence ATGAGAAATACGGAGCGGTACCCTGTTGAAGGACCGAATTCACTCTGGCATGTCTACAAAACCGTTCCGTTTTGGAAGGTCATCAAAAACTTTGTCGTTATTCAATTAGCCCGTTATAGTCCCTTTCTTGGTCTGAAGAATTGGCTATACAAGCATTTTCTCGGGATGAAGGTGGGCGAGCAAACATCGTTTGCGTTGATGGTGATGCTGGATATTATGTTCCCTGAGAAAATCAGTGTCGGGCGTAATACAGTGATTGGCTATAATACAACGATTCTTGCGCATGAATACTTAATTAAGGAATATCGTCTGGGAGATGTGAAAATTGGCAGCGAGGTCATGATTGGAGCCAATTCCACGATTCTTCCTGGCGTCACGATTGGAGACGGTGCTATCGTTTCAGCTGGCACCCTCGTCCATAAAGATGTACCGGCCGGAGCCTTTGTCGGAGGAAATCCAATGAGAATGATAAGAGAAGATGCTCAGGAGCTTCTGCAGGACTAG
- a CDS encoding DUF4097 family beta strand repeat-containing protein: protein MMKEQRKRILKMVEEGKLTVDEALTLLEELEKSTKTMEEKQEQLVTELSTVVHSEGHSKEEKHSYSNSQHSYQSTKEKFFEFVDSAVKKLKDLDLDLNFGKKMDISHIFQQTDADFKELIVDVANGNVRIIPWEQQDVRIECQAQVFRGENHDEAKASFLKEVTFAIKEDRLYFSTRQKWIKLETVIYIPKAEYEYGDIRVFNGNIESTNLSVKKYKVKTANGKVIMDGMSSREVETETGYGLIQCIGCEIKSIDAETLHGAIRLNGDFTKAELQTFNGNIQCKTINPDCERIEAKTTTGSIDLSVPEEAAVNGILKSNLGNFNVELEGIQIIDEKSELIQKTLNFKTVKESMHQLQLYADTKTGSIAIHKA from the coding sequence ATGATGAAGGAACAACGTAAACGAATACTAAAGATGGTGGAAGAAGGAAAGCTAACCGTAGATGAAGCCTTAACTTTATTGGAAGAGCTGGAGAAATCAACGAAAACAATGGAAGAAAAACAGGAGCAGCTAGTCACAGAGCTGTCAACCGTTGTACATTCTGAAGGACACTCGAAAGAGGAGAAACACTCCTATTCGAATTCGCAGCACAGCTACCAATCGACAAAGGAGAAGTTTTTTGAATTTGTCGATTCGGCGGTGAAAAAGCTGAAGGACCTGGATTTGGACTTGAATTTTGGAAAGAAAATGGATATTTCTCATATTTTTCAGCAGACAGACGCTGATTTCAAAGAGCTGATTGTCGATGTAGCGAATGGAAATGTCCGCATCATTCCATGGGAGCAGCAGGATGTCCGGATTGAATGTCAAGCCCAGGTATTCCGCGGAGAAAATCACGATGAAGCTAAAGCCAGCTTTTTAAAGGAAGTCACGTTTGCCATTAAAGAGGATCGTCTTTATTTTTCAACGCGGCAAAAATGGATTAAGCTAGAAACCGTCATTTATATTCCGAAGGCAGAATATGAATATGGTGATATCCGTGTTTTCAATGGAAATATTGAAAGTACCAATCTCTCCGTGAAAAAATATAAAGTGAAAACAGCAAACGGAAAAGTCATTATGGATGGCATGAGCAGTCGCGAGGTTGAAACCGAGACAGGATATGGCTTGATTCAATGCATTGGCTGTGAAATAAAATCCATTGATGCGGAAACCCTCCATGGTGCCATTAGGCTGAATGGTGACTTTACTAAGGCAGAGCTGCAGACGTTTAACGGGAATATACAGTGTAAAACCATTAATCCTGACTGTGAAAGAATTGAAGCGAAGACCACCACCGGTAGCATTGACCTCTCCGTTCCAGAGGAGGCAGCGGTGAATGGAATCCTGAAATCCAATTTGGGTAATTTCAATGTCGAGCTAGAAGGCATTCAAATTATTGACGAGAAAAGTGAATTAATCCAAAAAACGTTGAATTTTAAAACGGTAAAAGAATCGATGCATCAGCTTCAACTGTATGCTGATACCAAAACAGGTTCGATTGCCATTCATAAAGCTTAA
- the uvrB gene encoding excinuclease ABC subunit UvrB: MKDQFELVSKYSPQGDQPEAIRQLVEGIQAGKRHQTLLGATGTGKTFTISNVIKEVNKPTLVIAHNKTLAGQLYSEFKEFFPNNAVEYFVSYYDYFQPEAYVPSTDTFIEKDASINDEIDKLRHSATSALFERKDVIIIASVSCIYGLGSPEEYRDLVVSLRVGMEIERNQLLRKLVDIQYDRNDLNFIRGTFRVRGDVVEIFPASRDEHCLRIEFFGDEIDRIREVDALTGEIIGEREHVAIFPASHFVTREEKMLVAIQNIEKELEERLAELREDGKLLEAQRLEQRTRYDLEMMREMGFCSGIENYSRHLTLRPPGSTPYTLLDYFPEDFMIVIDESHVTLPQIRGMYNGDRARKQVLVDHGFRLPSALDNRPLIFSEFEQHIKNIVFVSATPGPYEMEHTPEMIEQIIRPTGLLDPNISVRPIEGQIDDLIAEINERVEKNERILVTTLTKKMSEDLTDYLKEIGIKVNYLHSEIKTLERIEIIRELRLGKYDVLVGINLLREGLDIPEVSLVAILDADKEGFLRSERSLIQTIGRAARNANGEVIMYADKMTHSMEVAINETKRRRAIQEEYNERHGITPMTIQKEIRDVIRATHAAEEQEEYSAVSGFVNLSKKERDKVIADMEKEMKEAAKALNFERAAELRDLILELKAEG; the protein is encoded by the coding sequence TTGAAGGATCAATTTGAGTTAGTTTCAAAGTATTCACCACAGGGGGATCAGCCGGAGGCGATTAGACAGCTTGTAGAAGGAATACAAGCCGGTAAACGTCATCAAACCCTGCTTGGAGCAACAGGAACAGGGAAAACCTTTACCATTTCAAACGTGATTAAAGAGGTGAACAAGCCGACGCTAGTGATTGCCCACAACAAAACCCTCGCAGGACAGCTGTACAGCGAATTTAAAGAGTTTTTTCCCAACAATGCAGTGGAGTATTTTGTCAGCTACTATGATTATTTCCAGCCGGAAGCCTATGTCCCTTCAACAGATACCTTTATTGAAAAGGATGCTAGTATAAATGATGAAATTGATAAGCTGCGTCACTCGGCCACATCCGCATTATTTGAACGGAAGGATGTTATTATCATCGCGAGTGTTTCCTGCATCTATGGTTTAGGTTCGCCGGAGGAATATCGTGACCTCGTCGTTTCCCTGCGTGTCGGCATGGAAATCGAACGAAATCAGCTCCTTCGTAAGCTGGTGGATATTCAATATGATCGCAATGACCTTAACTTTATCCGTGGGACGTTCCGTGTGCGCGGCGATGTTGTGGAAATTTTCCCTGCCTCAAGGGATGAGCATTGTCTGCGGATTGAATTTTTCGGAGATGAAATCGACCGCATTCGTGAAGTGGATGCGTTAACAGGAGAAATTATCGGTGAGCGAGAGCATGTCGCGATTTTCCCGGCCTCCCACTTCGTTACCCGTGAGGAAAAGATGCTGGTGGCGATTCAAAATATAGAGAAGGAGCTTGAGGAAAGATTGGCTGAGCTTCGTGAAGATGGGAAATTACTGGAGGCGCAGCGTCTTGAGCAGCGGACACGCTATGATTTGGAAATGATGAGAGAAATGGGCTTTTGTTCGGGGATTGAAAACTACTCCCGGCACCTGACTTTACGGCCTCCCGGTTCGACGCCGTACACACTGTTGGATTATTTCCCGGAGGACTTTATGATTGTCATTGATGAGTCCCATGTCACCCTGCCGCAAATTCGTGGCATGTATAATGGGGACCGGGCGCGTAAGCAGGTGTTGGTGGATCACGGTTTCCGTCTGCCGTCAGCGCTTGACAATCGTCCGCTCATTTTTTCCGAATTCGAACAGCATATCAAAAATATCGTCTTTGTCTCGGCTACTCCTGGACCGTATGAAATGGAGCATACACCGGAAATGATTGAACAGATTATTCGTCCGACAGGGCTGTTGGATCCGAATATTTCCGTTCGTCCAATTGAAGGACAGATTGATGACCTTATTGCAGAAATCAATGAGCGGGTGGAAAAGAATGAGCGTATCCTTGTGACGACACTGACGAAGAAAATGTCCGAGGATTTAACCGATTATTTAAAGGAAATCGGAATTAAAGTGAATTATTTACATTCTGAAATCAAAACGCTGGAGCGGATTGAAATCATTCGTGAGCTGCGACTAGGTAAATATGATGTCCTCGTTGGGATTAACCTGTTAAGAGAGGGCTTGGATATTCCTGAGGTATCCCTGGTGGCGATTCTTGATGCAGATAAGGAAGGCTTCCTTCGTTCCGAACGCTCGTTAATCCAGACCATCGGACGTGCCGCTCGTAATGCGAACGGAGAGGTCATTATGTATGCTGATAAAATGACCCATTCGATGGAAGTGGCGATTAATGAGACAAAGCGTCGTCGTGCGATTCAGGAGGAGTACAACGAAAGGCATGGCATTACGCCGATGACAATCCAAAAGGAAATCCGTGATGTAATCCGCGCGACACATGCAGCAGAGGAGCAGGAGGAATACAGTGCGGTATCAGGCTTTGTCAATCTGTCGAAGAAGGAACGCGACAAGGTGATAGCCGATATGGAAAAAGAAATGAAAGAAGCCGCGAAGGCACTGAACTTCGAACGTGCCGCAGAGCTTCGTGATTTAATTTTAGAATTGAAAGCGGAAGGATGA
- the ppaX gene encoding pyrophosphatase PpaX has product MNNKITTLLFDLDGTLVDTNELIYTSFQYTLDQYYPGQYKREDILPFFGPSLTDTFSGINPEKAEEMIKVYQTHNKAHHDQLVSIFPGVFETVAKLKEEGYKLGVVTTKRTEVARMGLNLTKLTPFFDAFIAFEDVEKTKPDPESLFKALDILDARPEEAIMVGDNFHDILAGKNAGMKTAGVSWTIKGVDYLKSYEPDYILESMNDLMDIVEGRK; this is encoded by the coding sequence ATGAACAATAAGATTACAACATTATTATTTGATTTAGATGGTACATTAGTGGATACAAATGAATTAATTTATACCTCCTTTCAGTACACGCTAGACCAGTATTATCCTGGTCAATACAAACGAGAGGATATCCTTCCGTTTTTCGGACCCTCTTTAACTGACACCTTTAGTGGAATCAATCCGGAAAAAGCGGAGGAAATGATTAAGGTTTACCAGACGCATAATAAGGCCCATCATGATCAGCTAGTGTCGATTTTTCCAGGTGTTTTTGAGACCGTTGCGAAGCTGAAGGAAGAGGGCTACAAGCTTGGAGTCGTGACAACGAAAAGGACAGAGGTAGCGAGGATGGGCTTGAACCTGACGAAGCTGACTCCATTCTTTGATGCCTTCATCGCGTTTGAGGACGTGGAAAAAACAAAGCCGGATCCAGAGTCCCTTTTTAAAGCGCTCGATATCCTTGACGCTCGCCCAGAGGAAGCAATCATGGTCGGGGATAATTTTCATGATATTTTGGCCGGAAAAAATGCCGGTATGAAAACAGCCGGTGTATCCTGGACCATCAAGGGTGTTGATTATTTGAAATCCTATGAGCCGGATTATATCCTCGAATCGATGAATGACTTAATGGATATTGTTGAGGGGCGAAAATGA
- the hprK gene encoding HPr(Ser) kinase/phosphatase gives MVKVRTKDIIEEFGLELLSGEEGINRPVTTSDISRPGIELAGYFDYYPANRIQLLGMTEMTFASKLNESERDYRLERLCTDVTPGIIITRGLEAPEVLLEAAERESVPVMRSKQKTTRFSGQLTNFLESKLAPTTAVHGVLVDIYGVGVMITGQSGVGKSETALELVKRGHRLVADDCVEIRQEDENTLVGTSPELIEHLLEIRGLGIIDVMTLFGAGSVLKHKKISLVISLENWDQQKQYDRLGIDEEKVKIIDTDVTKITIPVRPGRNLAIIIEVAAMNFRLKRMGVNAAEQFTNRLSEVIDEKKEM, from the coding sequence TTGGTTAAAGTACGAACGAAAGACATAATTGAAGAGTTTGGTCTCGAGCTGCTTAGTGGTGAAGAGGGAATTAATCGCCCCGTCACAACAAGTGATATTTCAAGACCCGGCATTGAACTGGCAGGATATTTTGATTATTATCCGGCAAATCGAATTCAATTGCTCGGTATGACCGAGATGACCTTTGCCAGTAAGTTGAACGAAAGCGAGCGCGATTATCGTTTGGAAAGGCTCTGTACAGATGTGACTCCAGGGATTATTATCACAAGGGGCTTGGAGGCGCCTGAAGTACTTCTTGAAGCAGCAGAGCGGGAATCTGTGCCGGTCATGCGCTCCAAGCAAAAAACAACCCGCTTTTCAGGACAGCTAACGAATTTTCTTGAAAGCAAGCTGGCACCGACGACAGCGGTACATGGTGTTCTTGTTGATATATATGGTGTCGGGGTTATGATTACCGGGCAAAGTGGTGTGGGAAAAAGTGAAACGGCGCTTGAGCTGGTCAAACGAGGACATCGTCTCGTTGCTGATGACTGTGTTGAAATTCGCCAGGAGGATGAGAATACCTTAGTTGGGACCTCGCCTGAATTAATTGAACATCTCCTGGAAATTCGCGGATTAGGCATTATTGACGTGATGACATTGTTTGGCGCGGGTTCTGTTTTGAAGCATAAGAAGATTTCGCTTGTCATTAGTCTTGAGAACTGGGATCAGCAAAAGCAATATGACCGACTAGGCATTGATGAAGAGAAGGTCAAAATTATTGATACAGATGTGACGAAAATTACGATTCCGGTCCGTCCAGGACGAAACTTAGCCATCATTATTGAGGTGGCAGCTATGAATTTCCGCCTGAAGCGGATGGGAGTGAATGCAGCAGAGCAGTTTACTAACCGCCTCAGTGAAGTGATTGATGAAAAGAAGGAAATGTAA
- a CDS encoding phage holin family protein encodes MRWLVGILINAILFMALAGFFKESFYIDGFLAAVGASFVLSVLNMIVRPILIILTLPITVFTLGIFLFVINALTLVLTDNIMGDSFEIESFGMAFLIAVIMSVVNIIIQNQLNRKEDKH; translated from the coding sequence ATGAGATGGTTAGTGGGGATATTGATTAATGCGATTTTATTTATGGCCTTAGCGGGTTTTTTCAAGGAATCCTTTTATATTGATGGATTTCTTGCAGCCGTTGGGGCGAGCTTTGTGTTATCGGTGCTAAATATGATTGTCAGGCCTATCCTCATCATATTGACACTGCCCATAACGGTTTTTACGTTAGGAATCTTTTTATTTGTGATCAATGCCTTGACCCTCGTCCTGACAGACAATATCATGGGGGATTCCTTTGAAATTGAAAGCTTTGGCATGGCGTTTCTAATCGCAGTCATCATGTCTGTTGTCAATATTATTATTCAAAACCAACTAAATCGAAAAGAAGATAAGCATTAG
- the uvrA gene encoding excinuclease ABC subunit UvrA, which yields MAMDKLIVKGARAHNLKNIDVTIPRDKLVVLTGLSGSGKSSLAFDTIYAEGQRRYVESLSAYARQFLGQMDKPDVDSIEGLSPAISIDQKTTSNNPRSTVGTVTEIYDYMRLLFARVGHPTCPTHGIEISSQTIEQMVDRIIEYPERTKIQVLSPIISGKKGAHVKALEDIKKQGYVRVRIDDEMYDLGEDIELEKNKKHSIDVVIDRIVVKEGIEARLADSLESALKLGGGRVKIDVIGEEELLFSEHHACPICGFSIAALEPRMFSFNNPFGACPECDGLGMKKKVDVSLVIPNKDLTLNQHAIAPWEPASSQYYPQLLKCICDHYGIDMDVPVKDIPQHQMDKILLGSDGEKIRFHYENDWGQVRDNEIEFEGVLRNVERRYLDTSSDYIREQMEKYMAEHHCPTCKGYRLKKETLAVLIDGKHIGEVTSLSVIESLRFFEQLVLSEKEMKIAHLIFREIKERLGFLVNVGLDYLTLSRTAGTLSGGEAQRIRLATQIGSRLTGVLYILDEPSIGLHQRDNDRLIETLRNMRDIGNTLLVVEHDEDTMMAADFLIDVGPGAGIRGGEIVSMGTPQEVMEDPNSLTGQYLSGKKFIPLPLERRKPDGRLVEIKGAKENNLKNINVKFPLGVFMAVTGVSGSGKSTLVNEILHKALALKLNRAKSKPGEHRSMTGLEHLDKVIDIDQTPIGRTPRSNPATYTGVFDDIRDVYASTNEAKVRGYKKGRFSFNVKGGRCEACRGDGIIRIEMHFLPDVYVPCEVCHGKRYNRETLEVKYKGKNISDILDMTVEHAVEFFENLPKIKRKLQTLLDVGLGYITLGQPATTLSGGEAQRVKLASELHRRSTGRSFYILDEPTTGLHVDDIARLLVVLERLVENGDTVLVIEHNLDVIKRADYLIDLGPEGGDKGGTVIATGTPEEVAEVAESYTGSYLKPILERDRERMRSQIEVTQ from the coding sequence ATGGCGATGGATAAACTGATTGTAAAGGGTGCCAGAGCCCATAACCTGAAAAATATTGATGTCACGATTCCGAGAGATAAGCTTGTGGTGCTGACAGGACTTTCCGGTTCAGGAAAGTCCTCGCTTGCCTTTGATACGATATATGCAGAGGGACAGCGGAGGTATGTGGAATCCCTGTCAGCCTATGCTCGTCAATTTCTCGGCCAGATGGATAAGCCTGATGTGGATTCGATTGAAGGCTTATCACCGGCGATTTCGATTGACCAAAAGACGACAAGCAATAACCCGCGTTCAACGGTTGGGACTGTAACGGAAATCTATGATTATATGCGTTTGCTTTTCGCCAGGGTTGGTCATCCGACTTGCCCAACCCATGGAATCGAAATATCGTCGCAAACGATTGAGCAAATGGTTGACCGAATTATCGAATATCCTGAAAGAACGAAGATTCAAGTACTATCTCCTATCATTTCCGGTAAAAAGGGAGCACATGTTAAGGCCCTCGAGGACATTAAAAAGCAGGGCTATGTCAGAGTCCGCATTGATGATGAAATGTATGATTTAGGTGAAGACATTGAGCTTGAAAAAAATAAAAAGCATAGCATTGATGTCGTCATTGACCGGATTGTGGTGAAAGAGGGAATAGAAGCCAGACTGGCCGATTCACTGGAATCTGCCTTAAAGCTTGGTGGCGGCCGTGTGAAAATTGATGTCATCGGCGAGGAAGAGCTGTTATTCAGTGAGCACCACGCCTGTCCGATTTGCGGATTTTCGATTGCGGCCCTTGAGCCGAGGATGTTTTCTTTTAATAATCCATTCGGTGCCTGTCCTGAATGTGATGGTCTTGGAATGAAGAAAAAGGTAGACGTCAGTCTTGTGATCCCCAATAAGGATTTAACCTTAAATCAGCATGCGATTGCCCCTTGGGAGCCAGCCAGCTCGCAATACTATCCACAGCTGTTGAAATGCATTTGTGACCATTACGGAATCGATATGGACGTCCCGGTCAAGGATATTCCGCAGCATCAAATGGACAAAATCCTTCTTGGCTCTGATGGTGAAAAAATTCGTTTTCACTATGAAAATGATTGGGGACAGGTCCGAGATAATGAGATTGAATTTGAAGGGGTTCTCCGGAATGTGGAGCGCCGTTATTTAGATACAAGCTCCGATTATATTCGTGAGCAGATGGAAAAATATATGGCTGAGCATCATTGCCCGACCTGTAAAGGCTACAGATTGAAAAAGGAAACCTTGGCGGTCCTGATTGACGGCAAGCATATTGGGGAGGTAACGTCACTATCTGTTATCGAGAGTCTCCGATTTTTTGAACAGCTCGTGCTGTCAGAAAAGGAAATGAAAATTGCCCACCTGATTTTCCGTGAAATTAAAGAACGTCTCGGCTTTCTCGTCAACGTTGGATTGGATTATTTAACGCTGAGCCGTACGGCGGGTACACTGTCAGGAGGAGAAGCACAGCGAATTCGTCTCGCCACACAGATTGGTTCACGCCTAACGGGTGTCCTCTACATCCTTGACGAGCCGTCCATTGGACTTCATCAGCGTGATAATGACCGTTTGATTGAGACATTACGAAATATGCGCGATATCGGGAATACCCTTCTGGTCGTGGAGCATGATGAGGACACGATGATGGCAGCTGACTTTTTGATCGATGTTGGACCGGGTGCCGGAATCCGCGGCGGTGAAATTGTATCAATGGGTACACCGCAAGAGGTAATGGAGGATCCGAACTCGTTAACCGGACAATATCTGTCAGGCAAGAAGTTTATTCCACTGCCGCTCGAAAGACGGAAGCCGGATGGGCGCTTAGTGGAAATAAAAGGTGCGAAGGAAAATAACCTCAAGAATATTAACGTAAAATTTCCACTTGGCGTTTTTATGGCTGTAACAGGTGTTTCAGGGTCAGGCAAAAGTACGCTTGTTAATGAAATATTACATAAAGCATTGGCCTTAAAGCTGAACAGAGCGAAGAGCAAGCCTGGTGAGCATCGCTCCATGACAGGGCTTGAGCATTTAGATAAGGTGATTGACATAGACCAAACGCCGATTGGCCGAACACCGCGCTCCAATCCTGCCACCTATACAGGTGTGTTTGATGATATCCGTGATGTCTATGCCTCCACGAATGAAGCCAAGGTCCGCGGCTATAAAAAGGGCCGCTTTAGCTTCAATGTAAAGGGCGGTAGATGTGAAGCGTGCCGCGGCGATGGAATTATCCGGATTGAAATGCATTTTCTCCCGGATGTCTATGTACCTTGCGAGGTTTGTCATGGGAAGCGATATAACCGTGAAACCCTTGAAGTGAAATATAAGGGGAAAAATATTTCCGATATTCTCGATATGACCGTTGAGCATGCGGTTGAGTTTTTCGAAAACCTTCCGAAAATTAAACGGAAGCTGCAGACACTGCTCGATGTTGGACTTGGTTATATTACGCTCGGTCAGCCGGCAACCACCCTTTCCGGTGGGGAGGCACAGCGGGTAAAGCTGGCTTCAGAGCTGCACAGACGTTCAACAGGACGCTCCTTCTATATTTTAGATGAGCCGACAACAGGACTGCATGTCGATGACATTGCCCGTCTATTAGTTGTACTGGAGCGGCTTGTAGAAAACGGCGATACCGTTCTGGTTATTGAGCATAATCTAGACGTGATTAAGCGAGCGGATTACCTAATAGACCTTGGTCCAGAAGGCGGGGATAAGGGAGGTACCGTGATTGCGACGGGAACACCTGAGGAAGTAGCCGAGGTAGCTGAATCCTATACAGGCAGCTATTTAAAACCGATTTTGGAACGCGACCGTGAAAGGATGCGCAGTCAAATCGAAGTGACGCAATAA
- a CDS encoding nucleoside recognition domain-containing protein, with amino-acid sequence MLGTIKNGCMVGLRVTWTFGKIIFPITLMITILQHTPVLPWIIDKIAPFMSLFGLSGDAAIPLVLGNVLNIYAAIGAILSLDFTVKEVFIIAVMLSFSHSMILESGVAIKTGVKLWVVLLVRISLAILSALVINLVWQGGSEQAQYGFVSASQSNEAVTGWLQIGSAGLQSAIMGVVQLAMIVIPLMIGIQFLKDLKWIDVFSKWMAPITRSLGMNPNTSTTLAAGLLLGLAYGAGVMIQAVKEDGVSKKDLTIAFIFLSACHAVIEDTLIFAPLGIPVLPLLLIRLVVAVVLTASVALIWNRSIMAKTRSKEITYEQ; translated from the coding sequence ATGCTAGGAACCATTAAAAACGGCTGTATGGTCGGTCTCAGGGTAACCTGGACGTTTGGAAAAATTATTTTTCCCATCACACTGATGATCACGATTCTGCAGCATACCCCTGTCTTACCATGGATAATCGATAAAATTGCACCATTCATGAGCTTGTTCGGTCTCTCGGGGGATGCAGCGATTCCGCTTGTATTAGGGAATGTATTAAATATTTATGCGGCAATCGGAGCGATATTATCACTTGATTTTACGGTTAAAGAAGTTTTCATCATTGCCGTCATGCTGTCTTTTTCCCACAGCATGATTCTTGAATCAGGGGTGGCAATCAAGACAGGCGTTAAGCTTTGGGTTGTTCTTTTAGTTCGTATTAGCTTGGCGATCCTTTCGGCGCTTGTCATTAACCTTGTATGGCAGGGTGGCTCAGAGCAGGCTCAATATGGCTTCGTGTCTGCTTCACAAAGTAATGAAGCGGTGACAGGCTGGCTGCAAATCGGCTCGGCTGGACTGCAGTCAGCCATTATGGGTGTTGTGCAGCTGGCGATGATTGTCATTCCGCTTATGATTGGTATCCAATTTCTGAAGGATTTGAAATGGATTGATGTTTTTTCAAAATGGATGGCACCCATCACTCGTTCCCTAGGAATGAATCCCAATACATCGACCACCTTGGCAGCTGGCTTATTGCTAGGTCTTGCCTACGGGGCAGGGGTGATGATTCAGGCTGTCAAGGAGGACGGCGTCAGCAAGAAGGATTTAACGATTGCCTTTATTTTCCTTTCCGCCTGCCATGCTGTGATTGAGGATACGCTGATTTTCGCTCCGCTTGGCATTCCGGTGCTGCCGCTCTTGTTGATCCGTCTGGTAGTGGCGGTTGTGTTAACGGCTTCGGTTGCGCTTATTTGGAATCGATCTATTATGGCAAAGACAAGGAGTAAAGAAATAACCTATGAACAATAA